One Elusimicrobiota bacterium genomic region harbors:
- a CDS encoding flavodoxin family protein: MGKKIMILSGSPKKNGNTAILVNWFSEGARSKGADIEIVHTAFLKYKSLGCTSCRKCQKLDKYECVINDDAKSVLARMNEVDVIVMATPLYFFGASAQIKLIFDRMFSLYKWDNEAGTMETRLKNKTLVLIASAYEDIGLDAVEKPFILTADYTGMKFKSLLVPNAGVSGDVQKITGIREKAIELGKMVA, translated from the coding sequence ATGGGAAAGAAAATAATGATACTTTCAGGCAGTCCCAAAAAAAACGGTAACACTGCAATTCTTGTAAATTGGTTTAGTGAAGGTGCCCGCTCAAAAGGTGCCGATATTGAAATAGTCCATACCGCATTTCTTAAATATAAATCTTTAGGTTGCACATCTTGCAGGAAATGTCAGAAACTGGATAAATACGAATGTGTTATTAATGACGATGCAAAATCAGTCCTTGCTAGAATGAACGAAGTAGATGTGATAGTAATGGCAACACCGTTATATTTCTTTGGAGCGAGCGCCCAAATAAAACTTATCTTTGACAGAATGTTCTCGCTATATAAATGGGACAATGAAGCCGGTACTATGGAAACGCGCTTAAAAAACAAAACACTTGTTTTAATTGCAAGTGCATACGAAGACATTGGATTAGACGCAGTTGAGAAGCCCTTTATTTTAACAGCAGATTACACCGGGATGAAATTTAAATCTCTGCTTGTTCCTAATGCAGGGGTATCTGGTGATGTACAGAAAATAACCGGTATCCGTGAAAAAGCAATTGAATTAGGAAAGATGGTAGCGTAA
- the dusB gene encoding tRNA dihydrouridine synthase DusB produces MIKIGKKEIPSNILMAPMAGCTDLAFRTTVREYGAKFCFFEMVDAISLIMKSPRTFRMLKTTPKDNPIAAQLIGSDPVKMLDAAYILLDTVPDIVFLDINAACPVRKVLKKKTGAYLMKTPDTLVEIIKTLSNKLPIPVTIKIRTGYSKTDSAFLTDLVKKIEDNGASAIFIHGRTCSQMYSGEVDYTSIKEVKNSVSIPVFGSGNVFNPELAKKMFDETNCNGLLVARGALGTPWIFEDIDDYLKTGKFTDSEKDMEKKGHAMKEHIKYIIQYKKTSTRGNASFIRKIMMWYTKGFPDARSIRDKICKIKTYDEVEELVGKL; encoded by the coding sequence ATGATAAAAATCGGGAAAAAGGAAATTCCTTCAAATATACTTATGGCACCTATGGCAGGGTGTACGGATTTGGCGTTTAGGACTACAGTCCGTGAATACGGGGCAAAATTTTGTTTTTTTGAGATGGTGGATGCAATATCCCTGATTATGAAAAGCCCCAGGACATTCAGGATGCTGAAAACTACTCCAAAGGACAATCCAATTGCGGCACAGTTGATTGGCAGTGACCCGGTTAAGATGCTTGATGCCGCTTATATACTTCTGGATACTGTGCCTGATATTGTTTTTCTGGATATCAATGCTGCCTGTCCTGTCAGGAAAGTATTGAAAAAGAAAACCGGCGCCTACCTGATGAAAACACCGGACACCCTTGTTGAAATAATCAAAACATTGTCTAATAAATTACCGATACCAGTAACTATTAAAATAAGGACCGGTTATAGTAAAACTGATTCGGCATTCCTTACAGATTTAGTCAAAAAGATTGAAGATAACGGGGCGTCGGCTATTTTTATACACGGGAGAACCTGCTCTCAAATGTATTCGGGCGAGGTGGATTATACAAGCATTAAGGAAGTAAAAAATTCGGTATCCATACCTGTTTTCGGAAGCGGGAATGTTTTCAACCCGGAACTTGCAAAGAAAATGTTTGATGAAACAAACTGTAACGGTCTATTAGTTGCACGAGGGGCGCTTGGTACTCCGTGGATATTCGAAGATATTGATGATTATTTGAAAACAGGGAAATTTACGGATTCAGAAAAGGATATGGAAAAGAAGGGCCATGCAATGAAAGAGCATATAAAATACATAATTCAATATAAAAAAACTTCAACCAGAGGTAATGCCAGTTTTATAAGAAAGATTATGATGTGGTATACAAAAGGTTTTCCGGATGCAAGAAGTATTCGCGATAAAATCTGCAAAATAAAAACCTACGATGAAGTAGAAGAACTCGTGGGAAAATTGTAA
- the kaiC gene encoding circadian clock protein KaiC translates to MGKSAKSAKVADFKLLKCPTGIQGVDEITFGGLPHGRTTLVCGNAGCGKTLFAMEFLTRGANEFNEPGVYMSFEENAEELTKNFSSLGFELNKLIKHKKLIIDYVFIERSEIEESGEYDLEGLFVRLEHAIDSIGAKRVVLDTIEALFSGLKNENVLRAELRRLFRWLKAKGVTAIITGERGDKSLTRYGLEEYVADCVILLDHRVTEQISTRRFKIIKYRGSIHGSNEYPFLIDKKGVSVLPVTSLGLDYPVSSDRISSGIKGLDEMLDKKGYYRGSAILVSGGAGTGKTSFAAHFADSACSRGEKCLFFAFEESENQIIRDMNNIGINLKKWIDKGLLHIAASRPALFGLERHLVNAHNMINEFKPNVVVFDPISNLMNSGTLIEAQAMLTRLIDFLKAAQITLLIIDLWGVRSGIEQTDIDISSLCDSWIRPQNMERGNERTRIISILKSRGMNHSNQIREFLITDKGVQINNGQKSKRGV, encoded by the coding sequence ATGGGTAAATCAGCAAAAAGTGCAAAAGTAGCGGATTTTAAGTTGCTAAAGTGTCCAACCGGCATACAGGGTGTAGATGAAATTACATTCGGTGGATTGCCTCATGGACGAACTACGCTTGTATGTGGTAATGCAGGGTGCGGAAAGACGCTATTTGCGATGGAATTTCTTACCCGTGGCGCAAATGAGTTTAACGAGCCGGGTGTCTATATGTCATTTGAAGAGAATGCTGAAGAATTGACAAAGAATTTTTCTTCACTGGGATTTGAATTAAATAAACTTATCAAGCACAAAAAATTAATTATTGATTATGTTTTTATTGAGCGCAGTGAAATCGAGGAATCAGGCGAGTATGACCTTGAAGGATTATTCGTAAGACTTGAGCATGCAATTGATTCTATCGGCGCAAAGCGGGTAGTGTTGGATACCATCGAAGCGCTTTTTTCGGGATTAAAAAATGAAAATGTCCTGAGAGCCGAACTAAGAAGGCTTTTCCGCTGGCTTAAGGCGAAAGGTGTTACAGCAATAATAACGGGAGAACGCGGCGATAAAAGCCTGACAAGATACGGCCTCGAGGAATATGTTGCCGATTGCGTTATTCTCCTGGACCATAGGGTAACTGAACAGATTTCAACCAGACGTTTTAAAATAATAAAATATCGCGGTTCAATACACGGTAGCAACGAGTACCCGTTTTTGATTGATAAAAAAGGTGTATCAGTACTTCCTGTCACTTCATTGGGATTAGACTACCCGGTATCTTCTGACAGAATATCATCCGGGATAAAAGGTCTTGATGAGATGCTCGATAAAAAAGGATATTATCGTGGCAGCGCCATTCTCGTTTCCGGCGGTGCAGGAACAGGGAAAACAAGTTTTGCCGCTCATTTCGCTGATTCTGCATGCAGTCGCGGAGAGAAATGTCTCTTCTTCGCTTTTGAAGAGTCGGAAAACCAGATTATCCGAGATATGAACAATATAGGCATCAACCTTAAAAAATGGATAGATAAAGGCCTTTTGCATATTGCGGCCTCTCGTCCTGCGCTTTTCGGGCTAGAGAGACACCTTGTGAACGCACACAATATGATAAATGAATTCAAGCCCAATGTTGTGGTGTTCGATCCGATATCTAATTTAATGAATTCAGGCACACTCATCGAAGCACAAGCAATGTTGACCCGACTCATAGATTTTTTGAAGGCTGCTCAAATAACCCTTCTCATAATAGACCTGTGGGGCGTACGTAGTGGAATCGAACAGACAGATATCGACATCTCTTCCCTATGCGATTCCTGGATCAGGCCGCAGAATATGGAAAGAGGTAATGAGCGTACCCGAATCATAAGCATCCTGAAATCACGTGGTATGAATCACTCTAATCAGATAAGGGAATTCTTAATAACCGATAAGGGTGTGCAGATAAATAATGGTCAAAAAAGCAAAAGGGGGGTCTAA
- a CDS encoding diphosphate--fructose-6-phosphate 1-phosphotransferase produces the protein MSKQKLSELQVARKKFKPVLPAVLKNGAKSIKPKIGQATTSVSDQETVQKLFPNTFGMPMVSFGKGKNPVLSGKVVKVGVVLSGGQAPGGHNVIAGLFDGLKKANSKNKLIGFLGGPSGILDNKWNEITLSLIDEYRNTGGFDIIQSGRTKIETPEHIEQTKKNLTDNKIDALVVIGGDDSNTNAALLAEYFKKEKVNISVIGVPKTIDGDLKNEQIEASFGFDTATKIYSELTGNICRDVNSARKYWHFIRLMGRSASHITLEVGLKTQPNIVLIGEEILAKKMTLSQIVEYITDIIVKRAELKKNFGVILVPEGLIEFIPEMKSLISALNDVLAENEEVLKSMSSIEEKKNFIHTKLPENIAALMISLPSDISSQLMIDRDPHGNVQVSQIETEKLLIEMVKVKLSELKKNGKYIGKFSTITHFFGYEGRCGAPSNFDANYTYALGYNSAVLALNGLTGYLSSVKKLVKKSSQWECGGVPLTMMMNIERRKGKEKPVIKKALVELEGLPFKTLLSNRDNWAITESYVYPGPIQYFGPYEVTDMTTITLKLEKRG, from the coding sequence ATGTCTAAACAAAAGTTGTCTGAACTTCAGGTGGCGAGGAAAAAATTTAAACCGGTTCTGCCGGCGGTGCTTAAAAATGGTGCTAAATCGATAAAACCGAAAATTGGGCAGGCGACAACAAGCGTTTCTGACCAGGAAACAGTACAGAAACTTTTCCCGAATACTTTCGGGATGCCGATGGTAAGTTTTGGTAAAGGTAAAAACCCGGTTCTTTCAGGTAAAGTTGTGAAAGTAGGTGTAGTTCTTTCCGGTGGTCAGGCACCTGGCGGGCATAATGTTATAGCAGGGCTTTTTGATGGGTTAAAGAAAGCTAATTCCAAAAACAAACTTATCGGGTTTCTCGGTGGACCTTCAGGAATTCTTGATAACAAGTGGAATGAAATAACGCTTTCTTTAATAGATGAATACAGGAATACGGGCGGGTTTGATATTATACAATCAGGAAGGACCAAAATAGAAACCCCGGAACATATTGAACAGACAAAGAAGAATTTAACTGATAATAAAATTGATGCACTGGTTGTTATCGGTGGAGATGATTCAAATACTAATGCGGCGCTTTTAGCGGAATATTTCAAAAAAGAAAAAGTGAATATAAGCGTTATAGGCGTTCCTAAAACTATTGACGGTGATTTGAAAAACGAGCAAATAGAAGCGTCTTTCGGGTTTGATACTGCGACAAAAATATATTCGGAATTAACAGGAAATATATGCCGTGATGTAAACTCTGCGAGAAAATACTGGCATTTTATACGGCTTATGGGCAGGAGTGCGTCGCACATTACGCTTGAAGTAGGATTAAAGACCCAGCCGAACATAGTGCTTATCGGAGAAGAAATTCTTGCAAAAAAAATGACCCTTTCGCAGATTGTAGAATATATAACCGATATTATTGTGAAGCGTGCGGAGTTAAAGAAGAATTTTGGTGTTATACTCGTCCCGGAAGGTTTAATTGAATTCATACCGGAAATGAAGTCGCTGATATCTGCATTGAACGATGTTTTAGCGGAAAATGAAGAAGTTCTTAAATCAATGTCAAGTATTGAAGAGAAAAAGAATTTTATCCACACAAAGCTGCCTGAAAATATAGCGGCGCTTATGATTTCTCTCCCGAGCGATATTTCGTCACAATTGATGATTGACAGAGACCCGCACGGTAACGTGCAAGTTTCTCAGATAGAAACTGAAAAACTTTTGATAGAAATGGTAAAAGTAAAATTATCAGAACTTAAAAAGAATGGTAAGTATATAGGAAAATTTTCTACAATCACGCATTTCTTCGGGTATGAAGGACGGTGCGGCGCACCTTCAAATTTTGACGCCAATTACACCTATGCTTTAGGATATAACTCGGCAGTATTAGCTCTTAACGGTCTTACCGGGTATTTATCGTCTGTAAAAAAACTTGTAAAGAAATCCAGCCAGTGGGAATGTGGCGGGGTACCTCTTACAATGATGATGAACATAGAAAGAAGAAAAGGCAAAGAAAAACCGGTCATTAAAAAAGCACTGGTTGAACTTGAAGGTCTCCCATTTAAAACTTTGCTAAGCAACAGGGATAATTGGGCAATAACAGAAAGTTACGTTTACCCCGGGCCTATTCAATACTTTGGTCCCTATGAAGTTACAGACATGACAACCATAACGCTTAAATTAGAAAAGCGCGGTTAG
- the recQ gene encoding DNA helicase RecQ yields MKNRILQTLTKYWGYTSFREFQEEAILSIMDEHDTLTVLPTGGGKSVCFQLPALISDGMAVIISPLISLMKDQVDDLKDMGIAAECMNSSLTAKSQYAVAEKIKSGALKLLYISPERLMIDEMRDLLQSVKLSFFVIDEAHCISHWGHNFRAEYRQLGIIKNEFKNIAIHAFTATATEEVQKDIVVQLNMNAPHLYIGSIDRANLNYRVVPRSGNITGQIVKVIKKYPNDPGIIYCLRRTDVDDISSNLNSLGYKTLPYHAGLPDKQRKQNQDEFSAENVNIMVATIAFGMGIDRSNIRYVVHAAMPKSIEHYQQETGRAGRDGLSSDCWLFYSGADYRTWEYMLKDTSNRDVMLSKLKDMYNFCVRPTCRHRYLVNYFGQTYEKGNCNACDYCLGEVEMVEDSLTVGQKILSCVARVKERFGAGHITDILQGDRTPAVERWEHDKLSTFSLMNTETKVYIRFMIEQLLGQGFLQREGEFMTLAITDLGHSLLKGEKAPVLAKPVVAIKKKEIEKVRKSKRLKEWEGIDEKLFEILRTKRAEIARKKGVPAYIVFSDKTLIDMASVKPVTIEQFSNVFGVGTAKQKSYGDIFINVIKEYLGFTAKNQFD; encoded by the coding sequence ATGAAAAACCGTATTTTACAAACATTAACCAAGTACTGGGGTTATACCAGTTTCCGCGAATTTCAGGAAGAAGCAATTCTTTCTATAATGGACGAACACGATACTCTTACTGTTCTGCCTACAGGCGGAGGTAAATCTGTTTGTTTCCAGCTGCCTGCGCTTATTTCTGACGGTATGGCAGTTATTATTTCGCCTCTTATATCTTTGATGAAAGACCAGGTGGATGACCTCAAAGATATGGGTATTGCCGCTGAATGCATGAATTCCAGCCTCACCGCAAAAAGCCAATATGCGGTTGCAGAAAAAATAAAATCCGGTGCACTTAAACTTCTTTATATCTCACCTGAACGATTAATGATAGATGAAATGCGGGACCTTTTACAAAGCGTAAAACTTTCATTCTTTGTCATTGATGAAGCCCACTGCATCAGTCACTGGGGTCACAACTTCCGCGCAGAATATCGCCAACTGGGTATCATCAAAAACGAATTTAAAAATATCGCTATTCACGCTTTTACCGCCACTGCAACAGAGGAAGTACAAAAAGATATTGTTGTGCAATTAAATATGAACGCACCGCACCTCTATATCGGCAGTATTGACCGTGCCAACCTCAATTACCGTGTAGTGCCTCGTTCAGGTAACATTACCGGTCAGATAGTAAAAGTAATAAAAAAATATCCGAACGACCCCGGTATTATCTATTGTCTCAGACGCACAGATGTAGACGATATTTCAAGTAATCTTAATTCTCTTGGGTACAAAACCCTGCCATATCATGCCGGTTTGCCGGACAAACAACGAAAGCAAAATCAGGACGAATTTTCCGCGGAGAATGTCAATATTATGGTCGCTACCATTGCGTTCGGTATGGGAATTGACCGCTCAAATATCCGCTATGTTGTTCATGCCGCAATGCCAAAATCCATAGAACACTACCAGCAGGAAACAGGCCGCGCCGGTCGTGACGGGTTGAGTTCCGACTGCTGGCTTTTTTATTCCGGGGCTGATTATAGAACGTGGGAATACATGCTCAAGGATACATCCAATAGAGATGTGATGCTTTCAAAACTTAAGGATATGTATAACTTCTGTGTTCGTCCTACTTGCCGGCACCGTTATCTTGTCAATTATTTTGGACAGACTTATGAAAAGGGTAATTGTAATGCCTGCGATTATTGCCTGGGCGAAGTGGAAATGGTGGAAGATTCACTCACTGTAGGTCAGAAAATATTATCGTGCGTCGCACGCGTCAAAGAAAGGTTCGGGGCGGGTCACATAACTGATATATTGCAAGGCGACCGTACTCCGGCAGTTGAACGTTGGGAACACGACAAGCTTTCAACTTTTTCGCTGATGAATACCGAAACTAAAGTATACATCAGGTTTATGATAGAACAACTTCTCGGCCAGGGTTTTTTGCAGCGTGAAGGCGAGTTTATGACTTTAGCAATTACAGATTTGGGACACAGTCTTCTTAAAGGCGAAAAAGCCCCTGTTTTAGCAAAACCGGTTGTTGCAATTAAGAAGAAGGAAATAGAAAAAGTCCGAAAGAGCAAGCGTCTAAAAGAATGGGAAGGTATAGATGAAAAACTCTTTGAAATTCTGCGTACCAAACGTGCTGAAATCGCCCGTAAAAAAGGCGTCCCCGCATATATTGTTTTTAGTGACAAGACCCTAATTGATATGGCTTCAGTAAAACCGGTAACAATAGAACAGTTTTCTAACGTCTTCGGTGTAGGTACCGCAAAACAAAAATCCTACGGCGATATTTTTATAAATGTTATTAAGGAATATTTAGGTTTCACAGCAAAAAACCAATTTGATTAA
- a CDS encoding RNA-binding protein, whose amino-acid sequence MSIYVGNLSSDVTEEDLREAFKSFGEIKSVNIISDKFTKQPRGFGFVEMMTDDATKAAIAGMNGKDLKGKPLTVNEARPKSDSGKRGFGGGGHFGGKRDFGGGGGGNFSGRRSFGSGGSRGSGRSRTGGGGHRGG is encoded by the coding sequence GTGAGTATTTATGTAGGTAACCTGTCAAGCGATGTGACAGAAGAGGATTTAAGGGAAGCTTTCAAGTCTTTTGGTGAAATAAAAAGTGTAAATATTATCAGTGATAAATTTACAAAACAGCCGAGAGGATTTGGTTTTGTTGAGATGATGACCGATGATGCGACTAAAGCGGCGATTGCCGGTATGAACGGCAAGGATTTAAAAGGTAAACCGCTTACGGTAAATGAAGCCCGTCCGAAAAGCGATAGCGGTAAAAGAGGTTTTGGCGGCGGCGGACATTTCGGTGGTAAAAGGGACTTCGGTGGTGGTGGCGGCGGAAACTTTAGCGGCAGAAGAAGTTTCGGTAGCGGCGGAAGCCGTGGTAGTGGAAGAAGCCGCACCGGCGGTGGCGGACACAGAGGCGGGTAA
- the kaiB gene encoding circadian clock protein KaiB, which translates to MAKQKKRWILKLYIAGQTTKSIVAFANIKKICEEHLKGKYSIEVIDLLENPKLAKGDQILAIPTLVKQLPPPLKKIIGDFSNTQKVLIGLDIVSKT; encoded by the coding sequence ATGGCTAAGCAAAAAAAAAGATGGATACTAAAGTTGTATATTGCCGGTCAGACAACCAAATCGATAGTGGCATTTGCTAATATAAAGAAAATATGCGAGGAGCATCTCAAAGGAAAGTATTCAATTGAGGTAATTGATTTATTAGAGAATCCCAAACTTGCTAAAGGGGACCAGATACTGGCTATTCCAACGCTTGTAAAACAATTACCGCCTCCCTTAAAGAAGATTATAGGCGATTTCTCTAATACACAAAAAGTTCTTATTGGTTTAGATAT
- a CDS encoding SDR family NAD(P)-dependent oxidoreductase, whose amino-acid sequence MDIKGKVVIVTGASSGIGLETAKLLAKHGAKLALVARSKDKLEILSKELQGSAAISADMSKENDIGKMIKKVIDKFGRIDILINNAGRGYDCPLEYTDINEFRKLFELNVVGPLVAMQSVIPLMKKQGGGMIVNISSGTALMYLPDMSAYSSTKRALNGLTLTAREELSKDRIIVSVVYPYITKTDFDKNMVKSKNYEAPSTEEDNNNRPPADSAEYVAEKILEVIKSEQAEQFVHDWMKKMH is encoded by the coding sequence ATGGATATTAAAGGGAAAGTTGTAATAGTAACGGGAGCTTCATCAGGGATAGGACTTGAAACAGCAAAACTGCTCGCAAAACACGGCGCCAAGCTTGCTCTTGTGGCAAGGTCTAAAGATAAACTTGAGATATTATCGAAAGAGCTGCAGGGTTCAGCAGCAATTTCTGCAGATATGTCCAAAGAAAACGATATCGGTAAAATGATAAAAAAAGTTATCGATAAATTTGGGAGAATAGATATTCTCATCAACAATGCCGGAAGAGGATATGACTGCCCGCTCGAATATACCGATATTAACGAATTTAGGAAACTTTTTGAATTAAATGTAGTGGGACCGCTTGTTGCCATGCAGTCTGTTATACCCCTTATGAAAAAACAGGGTGGCGGTATGATTGTGAATATCAGTTCAGGTACCGCTCTTATGTATCTGCCTGATATGAGCGCCTATTCATCAACAAAGCGGGCATTAAATGGGTTAACGCTCACAGCACGTGAAGAGTTGTCAAAAGATAGAATTATTGTCAGTGTGGTATACCCGTATATTACCAAGACAGATTTTGATAAAAATATGGTAAAGAGTAAAAATTATGAAGCTCCGTCAACAGAAGAAGATAATAATAACCGTCCTCCGGCTGATTCTGCTGAGTATGTCGCTGAAAAAATATTGGAAGTAATTAAATCTGAACAAGCGGAACAATTTGTTCACGATTGGATGAAAAAAATGCATTAA